From the genome of Vicia villosa cultivar HV-30 ecotype Madison, WI linkage group LG2, Vvil1.0, whole genome shotgun sequence, one region includes:
- the LOC131646211 gene encoding MLP-like protein 423 — protein sequence MALRGKLEVDIELKSNADKYWQTIRDSTTIFPKAFPHDYKSIDVLEGDGKAPGSVRHFHYAEGSLLAKSSKERIEAADDEKKTATYSIIEGDLLQYYTKFLGHIAVIPIGEGCELKWTAEYVKTKNDIPDPTIVKDFAVKNFLEVDDYIQQLA from the exons ATGGCTCTTCGTGGGAAGCTAGAGGTTGACATTGAACTCAAGTCAAATGCAGACAAGTACTGGCAAACCATAAGGGATTCTACAACTATTTTCCCTAAGGCCTTCCCACATGACTACAAAAGCATTGATGTCCTTGAAGGTGACGGTAAAGCTCCTGGTTCTGTCCGCCACTTCCACTATGCTGAAG GCTCGCTACTTGCGAAGTCATCGAAAGAGAGGATTGAGGCTGCTGATGATGAAAAGAAGACAGCGACCTATTCTATAATTGAAGGAGATCTTCTGCAGTACTACACAAAATTCTTGGGACACATAGCTGTTATACCGATTGGGGAAGGATGTGAGCTGAAATGGACTGCTGAATATGTCAAAACTAAGAATGATATTCCAGATCCAACTATTGTCAAAGATTTTGCTGTCAAGAATTTCCTTGAGGTGGATGATTATATTCAACAACTTGCATAG